The Campylobacter concisus genome has a window encoding:
- the fliD gene encoding flagellar filament capping protein FliD — protein sequence MAVGNVTNLGIGTKNSGLNDELIKKLKEADEAGQIKPLTTRLEKNELKQKDLAALKTLVSNVNVSGKTLGGEALYLKRNTNNAGKSVTASAANGVSVQSFSIDVQKLAQKDTFQSKNFKNSSSMVGATNTGSFDIEIDGQKFSIGVTRSTTYQDIVDKINDVSGGKLQARILNVGGDKPNQIMLQSGSTGATQTIKFSNDTAGILDKLGWDDTQFQDTDEHGTALTNPDGTPKMTSNLEKNRILKAQDAEFTYNGVNIKRDKNSFDDLRPGVNITLNETGRTNVSVSQNTEDVVKAVEEFIKDYNLMTMNLEIATKYDEEKGAGTFQGVSEISSLRSNIGRLVNGQDSEGKALSKFGIVPDKDGQLQLDLNKFNAALSKDPEEIQKFFMGSSKTEPISYMGNSTVSSGVLNIQAGDLTINGKSVIFSTAAGGTAEDNALKLQQAINDAGIDGVTASLDQSGKRIILKRSDGENIEVKGKASALATIGMSEATVNPVTKKTDGLFTKLAKMLDGAVGKKGTMIAMQNQLKDESESITKNKESTQKLLDEKYTTMQERFIKYNSIIASLENQFSTLKSMIDAEINSRK from the coding sequence ATGGCAGTAGGTAACGTAACAAATTTAGGCATCGGTACAAAAAATAGCGGCCTAAACGATGAGCTTATCAAGAAACTAAAAGAGGCTGATGAAGCTGGACAGATCAAACCACTTACAACAAGACTAGAGAAAAATGAGCTTAAGCAAAAGGACCTTGCGGCGCTAAAAACTCTTGTTAGCAACGTAAATGTTAGTGGTAAAACACTTGGTGGCGAGGCACTTTATCTAAAAAGAAATACAAATAACGCTGGCAAAAGCGTCACAGCTTCTGCTGCAAATGGCGTTAGCGTGCAAAGCTTTAGTATCGACGTGCAAAAACTTGCTCAAAAAGATACATTTCAAAGCAAGAATTTTAAAAATTCTTCAAGTATGGTGGGTGCGACAAATACTGGCTCGTTTGACATTGAGATCGATGGACAAAAATTCTCTATCGGTGTGACAAGATCGACAACATATCAAGATATCGTTGATAAGATAAATGACGTAAGTGGCGGGAAATTGCAAGCTAGAATTTTAAATGTTGGCGGCGATAAACCAAATCAAATAATGCTTCAATCAGGCAGCACTGGCGCTACGCAGACTATCAAATTTTCAAACGACACTGCTGGCATCTTAGACAAGCTTGGCTGGGATGATACACAGTTTCAAGATACAGACGAGCACGGCACAGCGCTAACAAATCCTGATGGCACGCCAAAGATGACATCAAATTTGGAGAAAAATAGAATTCTAAAAGCACAAGATGCAGAATTTACATATAACGGCGTAAATATCAAAAGAGATAAAAACAGCTTTGATGATCTAAGACCGGGTGTAAATATCACGCTAAATGAGACTGGCAGAACAAATGTCAGCGTCTCTCAAAACACTGAAGATGTCGTAAAAGCGGTTGAAGAGTTTATAAAAGACTACAACCTAATGACCATGAACCTTGAGATCGCTACAAAATATGATGAAGAAAAAGGCGCTGGTACTTTTCAAGGCGTAAGTGAAATTTCAAGCCTTAGATCAAACATCGGACGTCTAGTAAATGGTCAAGATAGCGAAGGCAAAGCGCTAAGTAAATTTGGCATAGTGCCAGATAAAGACGGTCAGCTTCAGCTTGATCTAAATAAATTTAACGCAGCTCTTAGCAAAGATCCAGAAGAAATTCAGAAATTTTTCATGGGTTCAAGCAAGACTGAGCCAATAAGCTACATGGGTAACTCAACCGTTAGCTCAGGTGTGTTAAATATCCAAGCTGGCGATCTAACGATAAATGGTAAGTCAGTTATATTTTCAACCGCAGCTGGTGGGACAGCTGAAGATAACGCTCTAAAACTTCAACAAGCTATCAATGACGCTGGCATCGACGGAGTCACAGCTAGCCTTGATCAAAGCGGCAAGAGGATCATATTAAAAAGAAGCGATGGCGAAAACATCGAAGTAAAAGGCAAAGCTTCTGCACTAGCAACTATTGGTATGAGCGAAGCCACTGTAAATCCAGTGACTAAAAAAACTGATGGACTTTTTACAAAGCTAGCTAAGATGCTTGATGGTGCTGTTGGTAAGAAAGGCACTATGATCGCTATGCAAAATCAGCTAAAAGACGAGAGTGAGTCTATCACTAAAAATAAAGAGAGCACTCAAAAGCTTTTAGATGAGAAATATACAACGATGCAAGAGCGCTTCATCAAGTATAACTCTATCATCGCAAGTTTAGAAAATCAGTTCTCAACTCTAAAATCAATGATAGATGCTGAGATAAACAGTAGAAAATAA
- the fliS gene encoding flagellar export chaperone FliS — MNQSAYSAYAQSSFGGIESPTKLIEMLYDGILKFIFRTKKAIEAGDIEKKVYYINRANAIFVELLNSLDYSQGDVAHYLSGLYTRQMQLLAMANIQNDINALNEVTNVVKQLSEAWREVTSGE, encoded by the coding sequence ATGAATCAAAGTGCATATAGTGCATACGCACAGTCGAGTTTCGGGGGCATCGAGTCCCCGACTAAATTAATAGAAATGCTTTATGACGGAATTTTGAAATTTATATTTCGCACAAAAAAAGCGATCGAAGCTGGAGATATAGAGAAAAAAGTCTATTATATAAACAGAGCAAACGCTATCTTTGTCGAGCTTTTAAACTCGCTTGATTATTCTCAAGGCGATGTGGCTCACTATCTTAGCGGACTTTATACAAGACAGATGCAGCTTCTTGCTATGGCAAATATCCAAAATGATATTAACGCGCTAAATGAAGTAACAAATGTCGTAAAGCAGTTATCAGAAGCATGGAGGGAGGTAACATCAGGTGAATAG